Proteins found in one Mucilaginibacter gracilis genomic segment:
- a CDS encoding peptidase associated/transthyretin-like domain-containing protein translates to MKRLIFILLTVFTASAFAQQKGERPLVQFTGVVLSADSSTVIPYATVTNVSAKNVVNLANYKGYFSFVAHELDTLRFTSIGYASTLVVIPANVKDKSYTLQVKLNGKSINLPVVHVFPWATTDEFRKDFVTMKIADDDLEIARKNLSGKSIASLTHSLPRDSKEIQTAWAQNEHNDIVNQHSYVNPLYNPFAWGALIKEITEGNKSRGVSDSN, encoded by the coding sequence ATGAAGCGTTTGATCTTCATATTATTAACTGTATTTACAGCATCGGCCTTTGCCCAGCAAAAGGGCGAGCGCCCATTGGTGCAATTTACCGGTGTGGTGCTAAGTGCCGATAGTAGCACGGTTATACCGTATGCAACGGTTACCAATGTATCGGCCAAAAATGTGGTTAACCTGGCCAACTACAAAGGCTACTTTTCGTTTGTGGCGCACGAGTTGGATACCCTGCGTTTTACATCAATAGGTTATGCATCAACATTGGTTGTGATACCCGCCAATGTGAAAGATAAAAGTTATACGTTACAGGTAAAACTTAACGGAAAATCTATAAACCTGCCTGTTGTACACGTGTTCCCATGGGCCACTACCGATGAGTTTAGGAAAGATTTTGTGACCATGAAAATTGCTGATGACGACCTTGAAATTGCACGTAAAAATTTAAGCGGCAAATCAATAGCATCATTAACCCACTCGTTACCGCGCGACAGCAAGGAGATACAAACAGCCTGGGCACAAAACGAGCATAACGATATAGTTAACCAACACTCGTATGTTAACCCGTTGTATAACCCGTTTGCCTGGGGAGCTTTAATAAAAGAAATTACCGAGGGTAACAAAAGCCGCGGCGTAAGCGATAGTAATTAA
- a CDS encoding NifU family protein, translated as MTLLEKVEAALDTIRPYLETDGGNVSIEEITEEGVVKLKLLGSCESCPMSIMTLKAGIEQAIKKAVPEITAVEAINLTDIDDPHAVLPENLR; from the coding sequence ATGACATTGTTAGAAAAGGTGGAAGCGGCTTTAGATACTATTCGTCCGTATTTGGAGACAGACGGGGGGAACGTTTCTATTGAAGAGATTACGGAAGAGGGTGTAGTAAAATTGAAGTTACTGGGCTCGTGCGAATCGTGCCCGATGAGCATCATGACGCTGAAAGCGGGTATTGAGCAAGCCATTAAAAAAGCCGTGCCCGAAATTACTGCCGTAGAAGCTATTAACCTTACAGACATTGACGACCCACATGCTGTGTTGCCCGAAAATTTGCGATAA
- a CDS encoding Mrp/NBP35 family ATP-binding protein, which produces MIITTEQVLTALGHVEEPDLKKDLVTLNMIEDIRIDGHKVSFSVILTTPACPLKAMIENACRNAILHFISKEAEVSINMTSRVTTQSNNSLPGIKNIIAVASGKGGVGKSTVAANLALGLAKTGAKVGLIDADIYGPSVPIMFGLEGAKPRATQENGKTRIEPIEKYGIKLLSIGFFTDPDQPVPWRGPMVSTAVKQLFNDADWGELDYLVVDLPPGTGDIHITITQGFPIAGALIVTTPQNVALADARKGVGMFMMPAINVPILGVIENMSYFVPAELPDNKYYIFGQGGGQKLASQIGAPFLGQIPLVKGITESGDGGRPLILDEANPMSAAFIDLAERVAQQVSIVNARAPQSAHIQ; this is translated from the coding sequence ATGATAATAACCACAGAACAAGTACTTACCGCCCTTGGCCACGTTGAAGAGCCAGATTTAAAAAAAGACCTGGTAACCCTTAACATGATTGAGGACATACGTATTGATGGCCATAAGGTAAGCTTTTCGGTAATATTAACTACGCCGGCCTGCCCCTTAAAAGCCATGATTGAAAACGCCTGCCGCAACGCCATATTGCATTTTATAAGCAAAGAGGCCGAGGTGAGCATTAACATGACATCGCGAGTGACAACCCAAAGCAACAATAGTTTGCCGGGTATTAAAAATATTATTGCTGTAGCATCGGGCAAGGGCGGCGTGGGTAAATCAACCGTGGCGGCTAACCTGGCATTGGGTTTGGCTAAAACGGGTGCAAAGGTTGGCTTAATTGATGCCGATATTTACGGCCCATCGGTACCTATTATGTTTGGCCTGGAAGGTGCAAAGCCGAGGGCAACGCAGGAAAATGGTAAAACACGGATTGAGCCTATTGAAAAGTATGGTATTAAACTATTATCGATAGGGTTTTTTACCGACCCGGATCAACCCGTGCCGTGGCGCGGGCCAATGGTATCAACCGCGGTAAAGCAATTGTTTAATGATGCCGATTGGGGCGAACTGGATTATTTGGTTGTTGACCTGCCACCGGGTACCGGTGATATACACATTACCATTACCCAGGGTTTCCCGATAGCGGGAGCGTTAATAGTTACCACCCCGCAAAACGTAGCACTTGCCGATGCCCGCAAAGGCGTTGGTATGTTTATGATGCCGGCCATTAACGTGCCGATACTGGGCGTAATTGAAAACATGAGCTACTTTGTACCTGCCGAATTGCCGGATAATAAATATTATATTTTTGGCCAGGGCGGCGGACAAAAACTGGCTTCGCAAATTGGCGCCCCGTTTTTAGGGCAAATACCGTTGGTGAAGGGCATTACCGAATCGGGCGATGGAGGAAGGCCGCTGATACTGGATGAGGCAAACCCCATGTCGGCAGCGTTTATTGACCTGGCCGAGCGTGTTGCGCAGCAGGTTTCTATTGTAAATGCCAGGGCACCGCAAAGCGCACATATACAATAA
- a CDS encoding transglycosylase domain-containing protein, which translates to MRRLNPKFIRIAGIVLFCLFILVLIAGIIAFNKREKLLQSVISKATAKAKSEYNLDVKIGSARFVGLATVALSQITVVPQNRDSLLKITDFEVGVKIWPLLVGNIKLASVKLDNGILNLSNVNGVKNFDFLFKKKKDTTATSSGDISIVANNLINQVLYKIPDELDLKNFNVRFHSDSINVNVQAKSALIKNGNLTSTIIINNGESTLHFTGKMRPSDKYIDVKLYADNKKVEVPFVAKRYGLKLSFDTISTQLKRVERSDGETRIYGSWAVNNLVINHPKIASNNIIVPNGSIDANIFIGQNYVSIDSSSAIHIKDVTANPYIKYTLKPVKVYELKLRTDYLDAQKLFNSFPQGTFDALDGIQVAGKLSYNLNFYLDTSKPDDVQFDSSLKQDHFSVVKYGRTDLGKLNGPFVYTPYEKGQAMPPRDISPNNPNYTPLSQISPYLQHAVMTAEDPTFFKHNGFVEEALRKSIAVDFKMKKFKRGGSTISMQLVKNAFLSRQKTMVRKIEETLIVWMIENTHIISKQRMLEVYFNIIEWARNVYGIGEASRYYFGKTPAELNLGESIYLASIVPKPKSGLYYFEPDGELRSSLQGYFNSLGNMMSIAGYTQRDSSGYGFFDVRLKAALRQRVTTDTAAIAKMLNQDEDDNDAVPIPTVVQPEKKPNFFQRLFGKKDTTHKKESPADTVTKTKKELRQERREQKRKEKEARKKLEEKGLF; encoded by the coding sequence ATGCGCCGCCTAAACCCCAAATTTATCCGCATTGCCGGTATTGTACTATTTTGTTTGTTTATTCTCGTGTTAATTGCGGGCATTATAGCCTTTAATAAGCGCGAAAAACTGCTCCAATCGGTAATTAGCAAAGCTACTGCAAAAGCAAAAAGCGAATATAATTTAGATGTAAAAATAGGTTCGGCCCGTTTTGTGGGCCTGGCTACCGTTGCCCTTTCGCAAATAACGGTAGTGCCGCAAAACCGCGATAGCTTATTAAAAATAACCGATTTTGAAGTTGGCGTAAAAATTTGGCCCTTGCTGGTTGGCAACATTAAACTGGCTTCGGTAAAGTTAGATAACGGCATCCTTAACCTGAGCAATGTAAATGGCGTTAAAAATTTCGACTTTTTATTTAAAAAGAAAAAAGATACCACTGCCACCAGCTCCGGCGATATATCTATCGTAGCCAACAACCTCATCAACCAGGTATTGTATAAAATTCCGGATGAGCTCGATCTTAAAAACTTCAATGTGCGGTTTCACTCCGATAGTATAAACGTTAACGTACAGGCCAAAAGCGCGCTTATTAAAAATGGTAACTTAACATCAACCATTATAATTAACAACGGCGAATCAACCCTACACTTCACAGGCAAAATGCGCCCTTCCGATAAATACATTGATGTTAAGCTTTACGCAGATAACAAAAAAGTTGAAGTGCCCTTTGTTGCCAAAAGATATGGTTTGAAATTGAGTTTCGATACCATAAGCACCCAACTAAAACGCGTTGAGCGCAGCGATGGTGAAACCCGCATTTATGGCTCCTGGGCTGTAAATAATTTAGTAATTAACCATCCCAAAATAGCATCTAACAATATTATTGTGCCCAATGGCTCAATAGATGCCAATATATTCATTGGTCAAAATTATGTTTCCATTGATAGTTCGTCGGCAATTCATATTAAAGATGTTACGGCCAACCCATACATCAAATACACCTTAAAACCGGTTAAGGTTTATGAGCTTAAACTGCGTACCGATTACCTTGATGCACAAAAACTGTTTAACTCTTTCCCGCAAGGTACTTTTGATGCCCTCGATGGGATACAGGTTGCCGGTAAATTATCGTACAATCTTAATTTCTACCTCGATACTTCAAAGCCCGACGATGTGCAGTTTGATTCGAGCCTGAAGCAAGATCATTTTAGCGTAGTTAAATACGGCCGCACCGATTTGGGGAAACTAAACGGACCCTTTGTTTACACGCCTTACGAAAAAGGCCAAGCCATGCCTCCGCGCGATATTAGCCCTAACAACCCCAATTACACGCCGCTTTCGCAAATTTCGCCCTATCTGCAACATGCCGTGATGACCGCCGAAGACCCTACCTTTTTTAAACACAATGGCTTTGTTGAAGAAGCCTTGCGCAAATCTATCGCGGTTGATTTTAAAATGAAGAAATTTAAGCGCGGCGGCAGCACCATATCAATGCAGTTGGTAAAAAATGCTTTTTTAAGCCGCCAAAAAACAATGGTTCGCAAAATTGAAGAAACGCTTATTGTTTGGATGATAGAAAACACGCACATCATATCCAAACAGCGCATGCTCGAAGTTTATTTTAATATTATCGAATGGGCGCGCAACGTGTATGGCATTGGCGAAGCCTCGCGTTACTATTTTGGTAAAACACCTGCCGAGCTAAACCTGGGCGAAAGCATATACCTGGCAAGCATTGTGCCCAAACCCAAATCGGGCCTGTATTATTTTGAGCCCGATGGCGAGTTGCGCAGCAGTTTGCAGGGTTACTTTAATTCGTTAGGCAACATGATGTCTATCGCCGGTTATACCCAGCGCGATAGCAGCGGCTATGGCTTTTTTGATGTGAGGCTAAAAGCTGCCCTGCGCCAAAGGGTAACAACAGATACCGCCGCTATAGCTAAAATGCTAAACCAGGACGAAGATGACAATGATGCTGTGCCAATCCCCACTGTGGTACAACCCGAAAAAAAGCCCAACTTTTTTCAGCGCCTCTTCGGGAAAAAAGATACTACGCACAAAAAAGAAAGCCCGGCAGATACCGTAACCAAAACTAAAAAAGAACTTCGCCAGGAACGGCGCGAGCAAAAACGAAAAGAGAAAGAAGCCCGTAAAAAGCTGGAAGAAAAGGGTTTGTTTTAG
- a CDS encoding NAD(P)H-dependent oxidoreductase — MSLLKNLNWRYATKKFDHTKKLSAEQLDDLLTAIQLAPSSLGLQQYRVLVIEDADTREKLREAAFGQQQITEASQLIVFAAETNMDEEFGEKYIDLIAKTREIGREHLGGFEQMVLNAVNSRSEDEKIVWAHKQAYIGLGFLLSAAAAIGIDACPMEGFLAGKFDEILGLKEKGLTSSVIATIGFRAHDDHYAQLQKVRRPKSDMFIHI; from the coding sequence ATGTCACTTTTAAAAAACCTGAACTGGCGATATGCCACCAAAAAATTTGATCACACTAAAAAATTAAGTGCCGAACAATTAGATGATCTATTAACGGCCATACAGTTAGCACCATCAAGCCTTGGGTTACAGCAATACCGCGTTTTGGTTATTGAAGATGCCGACACCCGCGAAAAATTACGCGAAGCCGCTTTCGGTCAGCAACAAATAACCGAGGCGTCGCAACTGATTGTTTTTGCAGCCGAAACTAACATGGACGAAGAATTTGGCGAAAAATATATTGATTTAATTGCCAAAACACGTGAAATTGGCCGCGAACACTTGGGTGGTTTTGAGCAAATGGTTTTAAACGCAGTTAATAGCCGCAGCGAAGACGAAAAAATTGTTTGGGCTCATAAACAAGCCTACATTGGCTTAGGTTTTTTATTAAGCGCCGCCGCAGCTATAGGTATTGATGCCTGCCCAATGGAAGGCTTTTTAGCCGGCAAATTTGATGAGATACTGGGCCTTAAAGAAAAAGGACTAACGTCATCGGTAATAGCCACCATAGGCTTCCGCGCCCACGACGATCATTATGCACAACTTCAAAAGGTACGCCGTCCAAAATCAGATATGTTTATTCATATCTAA
- a CDS encoding ABC transporter ATP-binding protein: protein MSTEPIIQIRNLSKSYGSKTVLKHLTLDIFPGQVIGYIGPNGAGKSTTVKILTGLIPDFEGQVTINGLNMAQNPQEIKRLIGYVPENAEIYEVLTPMEYLDFIGKLYNMEEAVVTERAQKLLGAFGLGSNLNDRMDTFSKGMKQKVLLISGIIHNPQIIVLDEPLSGLDANAVITVKELIVRLSQEGKTIFYCSHMMDVVEKVSDRILLINKGEIIADGTFESLKQNHSDTLEQIFAKLTGRDTSSHETDAIMNAFD, encoded by the coding sequence ATGAGTACCGAACCTATTATACAGATCCGTAACCTATCCAAATCATACGGCTCTAAAACAGTATTAAAACACCTCACCCTCGATATTTTCCCCGGCCAGGTAATTGGTTATATAGGCCCAAATGGCGCGGGTAAATCAACAACGGTAAAAATTTTAACCGGCCTAATTCCCGATTTTGAGGGCCAGGTAACTATAAATGGCCTTAACATGGCGCAAAACCCGCAGGAGATAAAACGCCTGATTGGTTATGTACCCGAAAATGCCGAAATATACGAGGTGCTTACGCCAATGGAATACCTTGATTTTATTGGCAAGCTATACAACATGGAAGAGGCCGTAGTTACCGAGCGTGCACAAAAACTGCTTGGCGCCTTTGGTTTAGGCTCTAACCTTAACGACCGGATGGATACCTTTAGCAAGGGGATGAAACAAAAGGTGCTGTTAATTTCGGGCATTATACATAACCCGCAAATTATAGTGCTGGATGAGCCGCTATCGGGATTGGATGCTAACGCGGTTATTACGGTGAAGGAACTGATTGTGCGCTTATCGCAGGAAGGCAAGACTATATTTTACTGTTCGCACATGATGGACGTGGTTGAAAAGGTGTCGGACAGGATATTGCTGATTAATAAAGGCGAAATTATTGCCGATGGCACATTTGAATCGCTCAAGCAAAACCATAGCGATACGCTGGAGCAGATTTTTGCCAAGTTAACCGGTCGCGATACATCGAGCCATGAAACGGATGCTATTATGAACGCTTTTGATTAA
- a CDS encoding ribosomal maturation YjgA family protein, with translation MNSFNKYPRLAYAICIIGTIVLGLLSRKVTIVPLWVGDVLWATMVFYMVRFIFINWPLNKVIIASLLFCYAIEFSQLYQAGWINHIRQTLFGKLVLGSTFLWGDTLSYTVGVAIGVLSVRKV, from the coding sequence GTGAACAGTTTTAATAAATATCCCCGGTTAGCGTATGCCATCTGCATTATCGGCACCATTGTGCTCGGGCTGTTATCCCGCAAGGTAACTATTGTTCCGCTTTGGGTTGGCGATGTTTTGTGGGCAACAATGGTGTTTTATATGGTGAGGTTTATTTTTATCAATTGGCCGCTAAACAAAGTAATTATTGCCAGTTTGCTGTTTTGCTATGCAATTGAGTTTAGTCAGCTTTACCAGGCCGGGTGGATAAACCACATCCGGCAAACGCTGTTTGGCAAACTGGTTTTGGGTTCAACATTTTTGTGGGGAGATACGCTATCGTACACAGTGGGCGTTGCTATTGGCGTTTTGAGCGTTCGCAAAGTATAA
- a CDS encoding YifB family Mg chelatase-like AAA ATPase: MLVKTFGSAVYGIEATTITVEVNIAAGTKYFIVGLPDNAIKESYFRIESVLKNCNYRMPRQQIVVNMAPADIRKEGSAYDLTIATGIMAASNQIEPQELDKYIIMGELSLDGGLQPIKGALPIAIQARKEGFKGFILPKQNAREAAIVTDLEVYGAQSITDVVGFFNGTIDLKREIVNTREEFYNSINNYDSDFSEVRGQENIKRALEIAAAGGHNVILIGPPGAGKTMLARRLPSILPPLSLQESLETTKIHSVAGKLAATDALVTVRPFRSPHHTISDVALVGGGTNPQPGEISLAHNGVLFLDELPEFKRTVLEVMRQPLEERRVTISRARLSVDYPSSFMLIASMNPCPCGYYNHPEKECICPPGVVQKYLSKISGPLLDRIDLHVEVTPVNFTELSSDRAAEKSGDIRERVIQAREIQIARFGKQPGMHSNAQMSTQMVRELCKIDNAGQLLLKKAMEKLGLSARAYDRILKVSRTIADLAGSENIGMEHLAEAIHYRSLDRENWAG; encoded by the coding sequence GTGTTAGTTAAAACATTTGGCAGCGCCGTTTACGGCATAGAGGCTACCACCATTACCGTTGAAGTTAATATTGCTGCCGGCACCAAATATTTTATAGTTGGCCTGCCAGACAATGCAATAAAGGAAAGCTATTTCCGGATAGAATCGGTACTTAAAAACTGTAATTACCGTATGCCTCGCCAGCAAATTGTGGTGAATATGGCTCCGGCGGATATACGCAAGGAAGGTTCGGCTTACGACCTCACCATTGCCACAGGTATTATGGCGGCATCAAACCAAATTGAACCGCAGGAACTCGACAAGTATATTATTATGGGCGAACTTTCGCTTGATGGCGGTTTGCAACCTATTAAGGGTGCCTTGCCTATTGCCATACAGGCCCGCAAAGAGGGCTTTAAAGGTTTTATACTCCCCAAGCAAAATGCCCGCGAAGCCGCCATTGTTACCGATCTTGAAGTTTACGGCGCACAAAGTATTACCGATGTTGTTGGCTTTTTTAATGGCACAATTGATTTAAAACGCGAGATAGTAAACACCCGCGAAGAGTTTTACAATAGCATTAACAATTACGATAGTGATTTTAGCGAAGTACGCGGCCAGGAAAATATTAAACGTGCGTTAGAAATTGCGGCCGCAGGCGGCCATAATGTGATATTGATAGGGCCACCCGGGGCAGGTAAAACCATGCTGGCACGCAGGCTGCCATCAATATTACCGCCGTTGAGTTTGCAGGAATCGTTAGAGACGACTAAAATACACTCGGTTGCGGGGAAACTTGCTGCTACCGATGCCTTGGTTACCGTGAGGCCCTTCCGCTCTCCGCACCATACTATTAGCGATGTGGCTTTGGTTGGCGGCGGCACCAACCCGCAGCCCGGCGAAATTTCGCTGGCGCATAACGGTGTTTTGTTTTTGGATGAATTGCCCGAGTTTAAACGTACCGTGCTGGAAGTAATGCGCCAACCTTTGGAAGAACGCAGGGTTACCATTTCGCGCGCCAGGTTATCGGTTGATTATCCATCGAGTTTTATGCTGATAGCCAGCATGAACCCCTGCCCTTGCGGCTATTACAATCATCCCGAAAAGGAGTGTATTTGTCCGCCGGGTGTAGTGCAAAAGTATTTGAGCAAAATTTCGGGTCCGTTGTTAGACAGGATAGACCTGCATGTGGAAGTTACGCCGGTTAATTTTACCGAACTATCGTCAGACAGGGCCGCCGAAAAAAGCGGCGACATTCGCGAACGCGTAATACAGGCCCGCGAAATACAAATAGCCCGTTTTGGTAAACAACCCGGCATGCACAGCAATGCGCAAATGAGCACCCAAATGGTGCGCGAACTATGCAAAATTGATAACGCCGGACAACTATTGCTGAAAAAAGCAATGGAAAAACTTGGCCTAAGTGCCCGGGCCTACGACCGTATTTTAAAGGTGTCGCGTACTATTGCCGATTTAGCCGGGAGCGAAAATATTGGAATGGAGCATTTAGCCGAGGCAATACACTACCGAAGTTTGGACAGGGAAAATTGGGCGGGATGA
- a CDS encoding TonB-dependent receptor, whose protein sequence is MKFKIFISSLICAFVYTTVSAKILTDPPESGTLTGIVTDKTDGSPLIGVTVTIPDLKNGTTTNNDGKYILNHVPKGIFLVQVRYIGYATINQKVDFTKTTTLNFQMQMSSIETGEVVITGVARATELKKSPIPIVAVSKQALDEHAGAGNVIDQIANLPGVSAVTTGPNVSKPFIHGLGYNRVITSVDGIRQEGQQWGDEHGVEVDQNAVDRIEVIKGPASLTYGSDAIGGVVNMISPAPVAEGKILGSVQGLYGTNNGLYNGSFRLQGNQNGLVWGTVVSAKGAKDYQNQHDGRVYNTAYQEKDARVMLGLNKSWGYSYFNASVFDDKQEIPDGSRDSISRQFTKQVTEDDSYRPIVSSSELNSYSISPLYQRVQLYRIYNNSSFIFGDNNSLNVNLGYQKSHRREFTHPTATDVPGLNLNLDTYTYDVKYNFTFAHDYESSFGLNGMYQKNTLGAGTDFPIPNYHQFDIGPFFFIKKSFGKLDVSTGGRFDSRSFTGEAAYVDNTNPTFPSLYTGSNPTTAPNVDKQFDALSKTFTGFSGSFGATYNVSNQFLIKGNIARGFRAPSIAELSANGADPGSQIYHTGNKNFVPEFSLQEDIGAFLTLPEVTASAELFNNDISNYIFQEQLLNPDGSPVITNGYNTFSYVQSKAQIYGGELNLDIHPVKWLHFQNAMSLTYGQNKGTGGTVPDSLKYLPFIPPLHTHSELRGNFDKGFGVFKKVYAFVGFDHFSAQNHFFAAYGTETYTAGYNLLSAGIGSNIVNAAGKKVVELFLEGTNLANVNYQSNMSRLKYFDNPNGAGPGVAPGIFNMGRNISFKVVVPFDL, encoded by the coding sequence ATGAAATTTAAAATATTTATTAGTTCGCTAATTTGCGCGTTTGTATATACAACGGTATCAGCCAAAATATTAACAGATCCTCCGGAAAGTGGTACTTTAACCGGCATAGTAACCGATAAAACAGATGGTTCGCCATTAATTGGCGTAACGGTAACCATTCCCGATTTAAAAAACGGTACTACTACCAATAATGATGGAAAATATATTTTAAACCACGTACCCAAGGGTATATTTTTGGTACAGGTACGTTATATAGGTTATGCAACCATTAACCAAAAGGTTGATTTTACTAAAACTACCACGCTTAATTTCCAGATGCAAATGTCGTCAATCGAAACGGGGGAAGTAGTAATTACCGGCGTGGCAAGGGCTACGGAATTAAAAAAGAGCCCTATACCCATAGTGGCTGTAAGTAAGCAAGCGCTTGACGAACATGCCGGCGCAGGTAACGTGATAGATCAGATTGCCAATTTACCAGGTGTGAGTGCCGTAACCACCGGGCCAAATGTTTCTAAACCGTTTATTCATGGTTTGGGATATAACCGGGTTATTACATCGGTAGACGGCATTAGGCAGGAAGGCCAGCAATGGGGAGATGAACATGGTGTAGAAGTTGACCAAAACGCGGTTGACCGGATAGAAGTAATAAAAGGCCCCGCCAGTTTAACCTACGGTTCGGACGCTATTGGCGGGGTTGTGAACATGATTTCGCCTGCTCCGGTTGCCGAAGGAAAAATTTTAGGATCGGTACAAGGGTTGTATGGTACAAACAATGGTTTGTATAACGGATCGTTCAGGCTGCAAGGAAACCAAAATGGTTTGGTTTGGGGCACGGTGGTATCGGCAAAGGGCGCCAAAGATTATCAAAATCAGCATGATGGCAGGGTTTATAATACCGCTTACCAGGAAAAAGATGCAAGGGTAATGTTAGGCCTAAATAAATCGTGGGGATACTCGTACTTTAATGCTTCTGTTTTTGATGATAAGCAGGAAATTCCGGATGGCAGCCGCGATTCTATTTCACGCCAGTTTACTAAACAAGTAACCGAAGACGATTCTTACAGGCCCATCGTATCTTCGTCCGAATTGAATTCTTATAGCATTTCGCCATTGTATCAGCGGGTGCAATTGTATCGTATTTACAATAACAGCAGCTTTATTTTTGGCGATAATAACAGTTTAAATGTAAACCTTGGTTATCAAAAAAGTCACCGCCGCGAGTTTACGCACCCTACAGCTACCGATGTACCGGGCTTAAATTTAAACCTTGATACTTATACTTACGATGTGAAGTATAATTTTACGTTCGCGCATGACTATGAATCGTCGTTCGGTTTAAATGGTATGTATCAAAAAAATACGCTGGGCGCAGGTACCGATTTCCCGATACCTAATTACCACCAATTTGACATCGGGCCGTTCTTTTTTATTAAAAAGAGTTTTGGAAAACTGGATGTATCAACTGGCGGCAGGTTTGATAGCCGGTCGTTTACCGGCGAGGCAGCTTATGTTGATAACACCAATCCAACCTTTCCGTCGCTTTACACGGGCAGCAACCCAACCACAGCACCTAACGTTGATAAGCAGTTTGATGCTTTAAGCAAAACCTTTACAGGTTTTTCGGGAAGTTTTGGAGCAACCTACAACGTATCAAACCAGTTTTTAATAAAGGGTAATATAGCACGTGGCTTTAGAGCACCAAGTATTGCCGAACTTTCGGCTAATGGTGCCGACCCCGGCTCGCAGATTTACCATACCGGTAACAAAAACTTTGTGCCCGAGTTTAGCTTACAGGAAGATATTGGTGCTTTTTTAACCCTGCCCGAAGTTACCGCCAGTGCCGAGCTTTTTAACAATGATATATCAAACTATATATTTCAGGAGCAATTGTTAAACCCCGACGGTTCGCCGGTAATTACCAATGGCTATAATACCTTTAGCTATGTACAAAGCAAAGCCCAAATTTACGGCGGCGAATTAAATTTAGATATTCACCCGGTAAAATGGCTGCACTTTCAAAACGCCATGAGTTTAACTTACGGCCAAAACAAAGGCACGGGTGGTACTGTGCCCGATAGCTTAAAATATTTACCGTTTATACCGCCATTGCACACCCATAGCGAGTTGCGCGGAAATTTTGATAAGGGTTTTGGCGTGTTTAAAAAGGTATATGCTTTTGTAGGTTTTGACCATTTTAGTGCCCAAAACCACTTTTTCGCGGCATATGGTACCGAAACGTATACAGCCGGATATAACCTGTTAAGCGCAGGTATTGGCAGCAATATTGTAAATGCCGCGGGAAAAAAAGTAGTGGAACTGTTTTTAGAAGGTACCAACCTGGCCAATGTTAATTATCAATCGAACATGAGTAGGTTAAAATATTTTGACAACCCCAACGGCGCCGGACCAGGTGTAGCTCCGGGTATTTTTAACATGGGCCGCAACATTAGCTTTAAAGTTGTAGTACCGTTTGATTTGTAG
- a CDS encoding peptidylprolyl isomerase — MKKFFTLVLALFTFSCIFAKAPKNQYVRIKTSYGQCIIRLYNETPKHRDNFIKLIKSKVLDSTLFHRIIQNFMIQGGDIDSKNAKPGIELGNGGLKYTVDAEFNDSLYHKRGVLAAARESDDVNPKKASASTQFYIVEGKRYTDAEMDKLEAGRLKGHKIPASHRSVYRTVGGTPQLDNAYTVFGEVVLGIDMVDLIAALPKDSHDRPLINVPITIQLLKKRECKQLDKLLGINP, encoded by the coding sequence ATGAAGAAGTTTTTTACCCTCGTCCTTGCCTTATTTACATTTTCGTGCATATTTGCCAAAGCGCCAAAAAACCAATATGTACGTATAAAAACCAGCTACGGGCAGTGCATTATCCGCTTATACAACGAAACACCAAAACACCGCGATAATTTTATTAAACTTATAAAAAGTAAAGTTTTAGATAGTACGCTGTTTCACCGTATTATCCAAAATTTCATGATACAGGGCGGCGATATCGATTCAAAAAATGCCAAACCTGGTATAGAGTTAGGCAATGGCGGCTTAAAATATACCGTTGATGCCGAATTTAATGATAGCCTTTATCATAAACGCGGAGTATTGGCGGCAGCCCGCGAAAGCGATGATGTTAACCCCAAAAAGGCTTCCGCCAGCACACAATTTTATATTGTAGAAGGCAAACGTTACACCGATGCCGAAATGGACAAGTTGGAAGCCGGGCGCTTAAAAGGTCATAAAATACCCGCTTCACACCGCTCTGTTTACCGTACCGTTGGCGGAACGCCACAATTAGATAACGCTTACACCGTTTTTGGAGAAGTAGTATTGGGCATTGATATGGTTGATTTAATAGCCGCACTCCCTAAAGACAGCCACGACAGACCCTTAATAAACGTACCCATCACCATACAACTACTAAAAAAACGCGAGTGTAAACAGTTAGATAAATTGCTGGGTATTAACCCTTAA